Proteins encoded in a region of the Brevefilum fermentans genome:
- a CDS encoding L,D-transpeptidase translates to MSINISRREFLKLSATTLVGLMLPRNLLSRLDADPATRRNPQLLGRVLKDQAPLYTVPSEGSAILNELVKDQIHRITDVTTGKDDTSGNRVWYQLDGAGYTHSRHIQPVRMEVNTPALTIPEKGCLGEITLPYVDAYSSLGTKRKWLYRFYYASTFWVTGVKSDENGVAWYELLDDRNYTKFYIPAISMRLVPDDELTALYPHIPYQDKQLVIDLAKQTLTALIGERVITTMRISSGIRQGEGGFATPKGAFRTVRKRPCRHMVALPSEFGTGFDLPGVPWVSYFTVDGVALHGTYWHNDFGIPHSHGCINLHPQNAKWIYLWTTPTVPPDEYYFADDQGTRVIIQ, encoded by the coding sequence ATGAGCATTAATATTTCACGTCGAGAGTTTTTAAAACTTAGTGCCACAACCCTGGTCGGCTTAATGCTTCCGCGCAATCTGCTCTCGCGTTTAGATGCTGATCCTGCCACACGCAGAAATCCCCAGCTTTTAGGGCGGGTGCTAAAAGATCAAGCCCCGCTGTATACCGTTCCCAGCGAAGGTTCTGCCATCCTTAACGAGCTGGTCAAGGATCAAATCCATCGCATCACCGACGTCACAACCGGGAAAGACGACACTTCCGGCAATCGGGTTTGGTATCAACTCGATGGCGCCGGTTATACCCACTCACGACATATCCAACCCGTCAGGATGGAGGTCAATACGCCCGCGCTCACAATACCCGAAAAAGGTTGCCTGGGTGAAATTACCCTTCCTTATGTGGATGCCTATTCATCCCTGGGCACAAAGCGCAAATGGCTGTACCGTTTTTATTACGCCTCAACCTTCTGGGTCACCGGCGTGAAGAGCGATGAAAATGGCGTAGCCTGGTATGAGCTGTTGGATGACCGTAACTATACGAAATTTTATATCCCAGCCATCAGCATGCGTCTGGTCCCCGACGATGAACTCACCGCGCTTTATCCCCACATCCCCTATCAAGACAAGCAACTGGTGATTGATTTGGCTAAACAAACCCTGACGGCGCTGATTGGGGAGAGGGTCATCACAACCATGCGCATTTCCAGCGGTATCCGGCAGGGCGAAGGGGGGTTTGCCACCCCTAAGGGCGCCTTCCGCACCGTCCGTAAGCGACCCTGCAGGCACATGGTTGCCCTGCCCAGTGAATTTGGCACAGGCTTTGATCTGCCCGGTGTCCCCTGGGTTAGTTATTTCACGGTTGATGGCGTCGCACTCCACGGCACTTACTGGCACAACGACTTTGGCATACCTCACAGCCATGGCTGCATTAACCTGCATCCCCAGAATGCCAAATGGATTTATCTCTGGACAACGCCCACGGTGCCCCCGGATGAATATTATTTTGCCGACGATCAGGGGACGCGTGTCATCATTCAATAG
- a CDS encoding tetratricopeptide repeat protein encodes MTPDFIIHVDESDFEYEVLQYSTQAPVLVDFWATWCVACRVLSPKLEALALEAEGRFRLAKLNVDENEKLARRFKIRNLPAVKAFVDGNVVGEFTGIPADEGLRAFVRRLSPAPEDLLFAKGNSLLELGEYGESEQAYRKFLSVQPDHSGALLGLIRALLLQGEGQTAGILLKTFPASSEYATAQQLKPVARAFSEVKDEWSGTDQPLEAAFRNSVRLAKRGNIFAALDGFLDILRKDRHYRGGEVKDIFVGLLTLLGDAHPEVPQYRKDLASALF; translated from the coding sequence GTGACCCCGGATTTTATCATTCACGTTGATGAATCTGATTTTGAATACGAAGTTTTGCAATATTCAACCCAAGCACCGGTGTTGGTTGATTTCTGGGCGACCTGGTGCGTCGCCTGCCGTGTTTTGAGCCCCAAGCTGGAGGCACTTGCCCTTGAAGCCGAAGGGCGTTTTCGACTGGCTAAACTCAACGTCGACGAAAATGAAAAGCTGGCCAGAAGGTTCAAAATCCGCAATCTCCCCGCTGTAAAAGCTTTTGTGGACGGCAATGTGGTCGGTGAATTTACCGGCATACCTGCAGATGAAGGCTTGCGGGCTTTTGTGCGTCGCCTGTCACCGGCTCCTGAAGACCTGTTGTTTGCCAAGGGCAACAGCCTGTTAGAATTGGGCGAATATGGCGAATCTGAACAAGCCTACCGGAAATTCCTTTCTGTTCAGCCTGACCACTCCGGCGCTCTGCTGGGGTTGATCCGCGCCTTGCTCCTCCAGGGTGAGGGCCAAACTGCCGGCATATTGCTGAAAACTTTCCCAGCCAGCTCGGAATATGCAACCGCCCAGCAGCTCAAACCAGTCGCCAGGGCTTTTTCTGAGGTCAAAGACGAATGGTCAGGAACCGACCAGCCCCTGGAAGCGGCTTTCAGGAACAGCGTTCGCCTGGCTAAACGAGGAAACATTTTCGCCGCCCTGGACGGCTTTTTAGACATCTTGCGCAAAGATCGCCACTATCGAGGGGGCGAGGTGAAAGACATCTTTGTTGGGCTGCTGACCTTGTTGGGAGATGCACACCCCGAGGTACCGCAATACCGCAAGGATTTGGCGTCAGCGTTGTTTTAG
- a CDS encoding MBL fold metallo-hydrolase, whose amino-acid sequence MSPINKTEVGKIIITRLSRASWFMIETDNKILHFDPGYAGYFQNQRIPLDELKKKADIVFVSHCHKDHLQQEALNRIIKQDTVIVAPIKCASRINSKNLRIVQPGDSLEFTEIGITVVNAYNTQEGHSTRKVHHKGDFVGYLINLKGKSLYFAGDTDLIPEMKDLGKVDIAFLPIGGTFVMDIEEAVAAVCVIDPNITFPMHQSNENLQIFKSAVKSKSGSRVVTLEVGDKTTV is encoded by the coding sequence GTGTCACCAATTAATAAAACAGAAGTTGGAAAAATCATAATAACAAGATTGTCAAGGGCTTCCTGGTTCATGATAGAAACTGATAACAAGATTCTGCACTTTGATCCGGGGTATGCAGGTTATTTCCAAAATCAGAGAATACCATTGGATGAATTAAAAAAGAAAGCGGATATTGTTTTTGTTTCACATTGTCATAAAGATCATCTTCAGCAAGAAGCGCTTAATAGGATTATCAAACAAGACACGGTCATTGTTGCACCAATAAAATGCGCAAGCAGAATAAATTCTAAGAATTTAAGAATCGTTCAGCCGGGGGATTCTTTGGAATTCACTGAGATTGGGATCACGGTTGTGAATGCATATAATACCCAGGAGGGACATTCAACCAGAAAAGTTCACCATAAAGGCGATTTTGTTGGATATTTAATCAATCTTAAGGGTAAGTCACTCTATTTTGCCGGAGATACTGATTTAATTCCTGAAATGAAAGATCTCGGCAAAGTTGATATTGCGTTCCTTCCCATTGGTGGAACTTTCGTAATGGACATTGAGGAAGCCGTTGCAGCAGTTTGCGTCATTGACCCAAATATCACATTTCCCATGCATCAATCCAATGAGAATCTGCAGATTTTTAAAAGTGCGGTGAAATCCAAATCTGGGTCAAGAGTAGTTACTCTTGAAGTTGGAGATAAAACAACTGTGTAA
- a CDS encoding DUF3021 domain-containing protein, translating into MKKQALLRGLLGFPLGIALNCILALIISLIKGDGHFYPCVPTLVESVGSEIWAVTIQVALSGLLGASFAAASVIWEIEDWSIAKQTATYFFVTAIAMLPIAYLTEWMEHTLIGFLIYFGVFLVIFFVIWLFQYFYWIRKIRALNMKTNHYNLNDRSH; encoded by the coding sequence ATGAAAAAGCAAGCATTATTACGCGGTCTATTAGGTTTTCCATTGGGGATCGCTCTGAATTGTATTTTAGCATTGATCATTTCCTTAATTAAAGGAGATGGGCACTTTTATCCCTGCGTCCCCACATTGGTTGAAAGCGTTGGAAGCGAGATATGGGCGGTAACAATACAGGTTGCATTAAGCGGGTTGCTCGGAGCGTCTTTTGCGGCTGCTTCTGTTATTTGGGAAATTGAGGATTGGAGCATAGCCAAGCAAACGGCGACTTACTTTTTTGTCACCGCCATTGCGATGCTCCCGATCGCATACCTTACCGAATGGATGGAGCATACACTCATCGGTTTTTTGATCTATTTCGGGGTTTTTCTGGTGATTTTCTTTGTAATCTGGTTATTTCAGTATTTTTATTGGATAAGAAAAATTCGAGCACTGAATATGAAAACCAATCATTACAATTTGAATGACCGGTCGCATTGA
- a CDS encoding LytTR family DNA-binding domain-containing protein, producing MQIEIVEDENCKELKIIIVTQNMSNEVNEIIKKLSDESPQILLGFRDGAATILNEAELYRIYSANGKIFAVTDHGEYTLRLKLYELEQKLDKATFVRISNSEIINIKKAKKFDLSFAGTICINLVDGTRSYVSRRYVSKIKQLLGI from the coding sequence ATGCAAATTGAGATCGTAGAAGATGAAAATTGCAAGGAACTTAAAATAATTATTGTTACCCAAAATATGTCAAATGAAGTGAATGAAATTATTAAGAAGTTATCGGATGAATCGCCACAAATATTACTTGGGTTTCGTGATGGGGCTGCCACAATCTTGAACGAAGCTGAACTCTATCGGATTTACTCGGCAAATGGCAAAATATTCGCCGTTACGGACCATGGCGAATACACTTTGCGTTTGAAATTGTATGAACTTGAACAGAAGCTGGATAAAGCCACTTTCGTGCGCATATCAAATTCGGAAATTATTAATATTAAGAAAGCTAAAAAATTTGATCTAAGCTTTGCCGGTACGATCTGTATTAATTTAGTTGATGGCACAAGGAGCTATGTTTCCAGACGGTATGTCTCTAAAATTAAACAATTATTAGGAATATGA